From Carya illinoinensis cultivar Pawnee chromosome 5, C.illinoinensisPawnee_v1, whole genome shotgun sequence, one genomic window encodes:
- the LOC122310288 gene encoding protein FAR1-RELATED SEQUENCE 5-like — MTQRSKREKDGSIKYVTLGCARGGKARNRASNVSKPRPTSKTECKARMNVMFKNGKLCITSVFNTHNHVLSPRKARFFRCNKEVNESVMRVLDTNDQVGIRMNKSFQAIMTEAGGFENVPFGEKDFRNYIDKAQHLRLGKGGAQALLEYFRRMQYKNDGFFSIMEVDEEDRMRNVFWADARSRGAYNYFGDVVTFDTTYLTNRYGMPFAPFVGVNHYGQSILLGASVISSKDTESFVWLFKSWLDCMDGKMPNTIITDQDRAMKTAITIVFPNTRHRYCLWHILKKVPEKLGSHNQYQFGLKSKLLSCVYDSLTIEEFENSWNILKDTFNLHENAWLQSLYAEREFWVPVYLKNSF, encoded by the coding sequence ATGACACAAAGGAGTAAAAGAGAGAAAGATGGGAGTATCAAATATGTTACTCTGGGATGCGCACGTGGTGGGAAGGCACGGAATAGGGCGTCAAATGTCTCGAAACCTCGGCCAACAAGCAAGACAGAATGCAAGGCAAGGATGAATGTGATGTTCAAGAATGGAAAGTTATGTATCACATCAGTTTTTAACACACACAATCATGTACTCAGTCCAAGAAAAGCAAGATTCTTTAGATGCAACAAAGAAGTTAATGAATCAGTTATGAGGGTGTTGGATACAAATGATCAAGTTGGCATACGaatgaataagagttttcaagCTATTATGACTGAGGCGGGTGGGTTTGAGAATGTACCATTTGGAGAAAAAGATTTCCGTAACTATATTGATAAGGCACAACACCTGCGTCTTGGTAAAGGTGGTGCTCAAGCATTGCTGGAATATTTTAGAAGGATGCAGTATAAGAATGATGGATTTTTCAGCATCATGGAGGTGGATGAGGAGGATAGGATGAGAAATGTGTTTTGGGCAGATGCTCGTAGTAGAGGGGCCTATAACTATTTTGGAGATGTGGTAACATTCGATACCACTTACCTGACAAATAGGTATGGCATGCCATTTGCACCTTTCGTGGGTGTAAACCATTATGGACAATCAATCCTTTTGGGTGCAAGCGTTATTTCAAGTAAGGATACAGAATCATTTGTATGGTTATTCAAAAGTTGGCTTGATTGCATGGATGGAAAAATGCCAAATACTATTATTACAGATCAAGATCGCGCAATGAAGACTGCGATCACCATTGTTTTTCCCAACACGCGACATAGATATTGCTTGTGGCACATATTGAAAAAGGTCCCTGAGAAGCTTGGTTCCCATAATCAATACCAATTTGGCCTGAAAAGTAAGTTATTATCTTGTGTATATGACTCCCTTACTATTGAGGAGTTTGAGAATTCTTGGAACATCCTCAAGGATACATTCAACTTGCATGAAAATGCATGGCTGCAAAGTTTATATGcagagagagagttttgggTGCCTGTATATTTAAAGAACTCGTTCTAG